Genomic window (Argopecten irradians isolate NY chromosome 13, Ai_NY, whole genome shotgun sequence):
TCAGATAAAATGGTGGTCGCTTAATTGTGTTGACTATCTTGCAaaatctttttttctatttgtaatgatgtaaaCTATgagacattttgtatatgatgtttacCAATATCTAGCTTGATGTTTAGGTTATCGTCATCATTACATAAAATAGCAATTGacattatttatgtaaatatatgtaaatatatttatttgcatGTACTGGTTATATGTAAGGAGAGGGCGTGTATAGGCATGTTGGCTGTTGCCCAATTCCGATTGTCTGTAACATCAGACAGTAAAAACATTATGAAATGACCTAAATTTGCTCCTGGTTTCAATATTAATTTGATTGTCTTGGCAACTCACAtacttttcatgtttttatcaaCACGTGCAGTGTGTTATTTAGTtactggcagccatcttgaaacatACCGGAAGAAGATACTCCTTTCCAATAGCTTCCAGTTTTAAATTTTAGTTGTCTTGGCTACTCACATGCcatgtttcatgtttttatcaaaatgtgcaACTTGTTATTTCATTAGTTTTCTTAATTTCACCACGAAAATAGCGACCATATTGAAATATACTGTACGTAGGCTGTTTTTGCGAAGGCTCCCTTTCGTTTTATTATTTCAACGTTCGACCTGCctggtttgttggtggaggaaagccggagtacccagagaaaaactaccaaccaGTACCTGGCAACCACCCCATATTGGGTTGGAACCcacatcccagaggtggagggcttgtggtaatatattgggacatcttgaccactcggccaccgcggcacTTGCGATGGCTCCCGCCCTTATTCTCTTTTAAATAGTCATAAATACTTGCATGGTAAGTTTCgtgtttttatcattaaaatgcACGAGTTTTCCCATTTTTTAGCCAAATTACTAAGTATGACATCAAACTGATCGCTCATATCAAGTATGTCCTGTCCCATACCTCGGGCAGTGATCTCAATTAACTGTTACATATCCTACTAACCTCTGGTGTCAGATGATTTTTGCGTCATCTGTTCATCTGTAATTTACAGTTTGGTTGTGTTGAAAGGCATGTCAATATACAATCTACACTCTATTTTATAAAAGTTGTTGCTCGTTCCGGTTCATCACCTAAGAcgttatttattttcagttaaagatgctccaccgccgacatagcataaatgatattcattatttgaacaataattggtgtattatcgtgtgtatatatgtctaattaacacaaaaaataatataaaataatttattttgccgttggtacatgcgcaatcagtacttcattccatataggatatagtgcaacagaattttttcgggatgcaattaattaatttttcatatttttaacttgaaggaaaataaaaagctcaaacttttcaatgttggtaatggtgtaaagtaagtaacttttgtaactgaagaaaaatcctaaatcgtcttctcctgtttttgatagtgaaaaaataccatttgtcggcggtggggcatctttaatcAATTCATAGACGACATGCTTGAGAGACATCAGACCATTATAAACCATTATATATGCATTTAAATGTTCGACAGATTTCACGAGAGCAGTTCCATAGAATGAGAAATTAGGTCAGTCTGTGACCTTTAACTAACTGTaccatttcaaaaatatgaTGACATAAGAAGGTCCCATCACGTTTTCGGAAAATAATTTTGCACTACGTCCTTAACATATCCGTATTTCATACAATCCATTTCATTTCGGGCAATTTTGTTGTGACTGTAATGTGTATTCATTTCCTGTGTGATTAATTCTTTATTCAAAACTTTTAAAAGATGTCAgataagataaatatttattggTGATAATTCACGAGTTAATCACAACAATATCATCTTGAAAACAACCTGCGAATAAATTAAAACCCACTGAAAGTGTTCATCTGTGCTTAAAGAAATTCAGGAATTGAATATTCCGTTCACTAATGTGCCAAAACTTCCATTTCAAGATTAATAATGTTTCCCACACGCCACCAGATACAGCAACCATTTTGGATCGGGACTGTTTTAGCGGTAAATACAAAAGTCATGTGACTCATGTGATTATGTGATAAGTCATATGAATTAACTGTATATTCATTAAGATTCATCAAAATGAGTAAATGAAGTAGTTTGTCCAGAACCAGTCACCAAGTTTTATgcataattaatattcattaaaattcctaaaaatgaatgaaacattcAGAATATCAGTCACGTATAAAACTTCATGGATAATTCTtaacacattgatcatgacaaatcatgaatgtttcatggattCATAAACCTTCATAATGAGATTATTAgagtcatttgatgaatattcctgaacttttttcatggattCTGTGTGCTAACCTGTTACGTATCATATTAAGAAATAATTCAGAAGTTAGGGATATTATTAACAACAAAGAAGTTCTTCTTTCTCAGTTGGTAGTCGATGCATCTGCGATTATTGATGGTCCAGAAAGGTTTTAACCTCTACTTTACAGCAACTGATCTTAAAGGACCTTTAAGCATTTCGAATATGCAGTCAGTGCTTTGAATCCATACAAACTTAAGGATATTCAGTTATTAGAGAATTATAGCGAAGAGCTACTACGCAACTAAACGGATTCAAATATCTCTCATGAGAAGAACGTCTAACAAAATAAAGTTACCAACAATTGAACACAGTCGCACTAGGAGGATTTAATTAAAGTTTGATGAAAATGTCACCTTCAACTTATCTGTCTACGATACCAATGCAAGAACATAGGCACATGATTTCAAGTTGTACAAACAGCTTGCCAGAACTTAGGAAAAACTTGTTCATTTTAGTGTAATTAATATCTCGAGCGGTTTGCAAGATTCGGTCTTGAATGCAGAAACAATTAAGAGTTTGAAATCCTGCTGGACATTCATCTAAATGACAACACATATGATAATAAATGATACCTTTTTTAATCTCaattatactgtacattttacattatataatatttgtaatatcTTATGGTATGGACATAGAGGCTATCAGCCTacgtcaatattttttttcaaataagtaAAGTAAATAAGATTTTATGCCAGACTTTCAGGTGTCACAAGATGCAATGAAGgtgatttgaaaataataaatataatgtaacagCTTTAAGGGTTAGAGGAATATTCAGAGGCAAGTTGAATGtacaatttaaacaaatatactgaAAGGTTATCATACTCTAATTGtggaaaatgtaaaaaaaaatagataaatgaatgtttcaatttattttagaaaGATGAAACATGGAGGCACACATTAGATTCATCCAAGATACTCCTATGCAACAATCCATTTTGGTATAATCAACATATCAAAAACGTATGTCTTTCCACAACAAATATGAAAGtctcttaaaataaaaaataacttcaaaaatatatataccgatggcctaagataaggttacaataccaaacgAATGCATTGTTTCCTGCGTAATGTTAAACGTGACGACTAATTTCGTTGTTTTACCATCAACCGCAGAGAGAGGAAAGTAAAGCGgagcggtaattaggacgacggcaggAAACAGTTATTTCAATTGAATAGTTCAGAAGGTGGGGATAAATCTGGTATCAACGGTACGCTGATAACGTTTGCGACTCTAACAAATCATCAGTTTCGTGTTACACTTACATTGTAAAGGCTTTTTTCGGTGGGCCCTTAATAACAAACCAGATGTTTGTAATGAATGGTTTTAAAAAGGTGTATTGTTCATATtcataatattattattcattGATTGGTTTTCTGAATTTCCAGAATAGATATGATACTAGATCTATTTTTTGACGTTTCATAGTATGATAAGAGCagtaatacataaataacaaaCACCACAACATTTCTCTACAAACGCCTCTCTGTACCCCTAAATCATACTCATCTTACcataatgcatacatgtaaggCAATCCTTAAATGAGCCTGGCTATTTTACTAAACTATATGTTTACCAAATATACTTtctgaattttaaaatttgactGAGATAGTTGAAGAGTGCATAATATTATAAAGAATATGGGTTATGACTTTTAACGTTGATGAACACCAAAGGAACGAAATACGTGCCTCTCTCATCCACAAGCAactcaaaatgaaaatttgggAATGTGATAAAGTTGGTAATTCCTCAAGAGAACTTAATCAATAACTTGCAGTCATTAACATTCCAATTGATTGGGTAAAACAACAATTGATTTTGGAATATTCAGTTTATggattaacaaaaataaaatcctttaaacTATACCGGTTCTTCGTTGCGTTCATGACAGTCATGATGGCACTGTTCACCATATCAATTTGTTGATCTGTAAATATGTCCGCCGTCTCTAGTGAATAGGTTTGTTTCCGGTGATGTTGTCCCTCTTTGTTGACATCTGTACAGATATAATCCATTTCTGTCGACTGGACATTAAGGAATTTGCTGATCTTCCTCAGTGTTGGGATGAGGTTTTCTCTAAGATCCTTATAACGTACCACCAAGGAACGGTTTTGAAATACGTTCAGCCATGTTAAGTAGGAATCCCTCCACACAGTACTTTCCCGTTTTACATGTGCGGACCAGGCtgaaaaaattatttacaaaagatGAACAGATCTTTGACATAATGTATACGAACAGTATAAGACACGTATTCGTAGTTCTCACGTGTTTAGTGCTATAGACCTCATCGCTCAGCTGGTTTAGTAAGCTCTACAGTGTTACACACGAGTTCTGTTTGAGttcttcaaatattttttatttcttcagaTATAACAATGGGATACATTTCGTGGATAATGATCACAATTCTTAATGGAAATAGGGTGAAAATATTACGACAAAACATTTACTGGTAACAGTACTTAACACACGCCCTCAAGCCAACAAATACATCTTTGTTACAATGATACCTTTGCAATCAACAAACTAGTGGTTTGTTATTGGGTCAGGAAAACCAATTTTTAAAACCTTAAAATTCATTCCTCAATGAAGGTTCCTAAGAGTTTTCTTAAAAACCATTTCGAAATCTTTATAAATTTGCCTATTAATTTTGCATTAGTTATCCCTATCCACTTAGTTTAACGATATTTGATTATTTCCATACCATAGCATTGATCACGACTACTCTGTATTTATTGAAAAATCACAGTGTGTACCAGAGCGTGTAACATGACCGATAGACAGAAAGTATTGATGAGATCCATTTCGTtatttatgcatatatatattgactgaAGTAATATAATGAGGGCAACGCCTTAAAGGGCCAGCCAGATGTTTTATTTGTCATTAACTATTCTAAAAAAGGaaacacaaattataaaatatgagCAGAAAGAATTTTGTAACAGTtattccgtttttggtcagctTATTACGCTTGGAGCTGGTACTAATCACTCGAACGTTTGCAAATTATAGCTATAACAAAGAACTTCTGCCGAAAAAAAATACAAGTGCGTTTAAACTGCTTGGTAATAGATTGAGCTTACTTCACAGAATCATATTCATAGTTATTTTTTAACATGAATCGCAAAATGATCGTCAAAAACTGATGTTTTCTGTATGTAGGTCAAAATGATGAAGGTTGGGTTATCTTACATTCTAAAGtgtgtgttaccttagaagtgcttcgcaccaAAGGGCACGAATGGCTACGCCCTTGTTACTCATATGTAAATTCTCCATGTTATCAAGGTTTTAATAGAAAAGTAAAGATGTCTCGATCATAAACAAAATggaaactaaatataaattacagtcaaatgattattaaatttatttcaatatttacaatttgAAATTCGATATGACACGGATTTGAAGATTTATTTGACATTACcatgtatattgtttgtaataCGTTTCCTCTCTTTTGTATATTAAGACAAAGTCtacttttaattttgtatttagacatataaatcaatatatttcgAATGATACCATATTGTGTTTTAGTTATCTGgctttcataaaaaaatatgatatgaagTACATAAATTCTAAAGGTATCATCCTTGAACGGTAATACAATACAACAGTCAGCGTTGTCGGTCTTTCCACTTGTGTAGTATAACGTCCATATGACAATGTCATTGTTGTGCCTTGGTTTCAGAAAAACAATccttttttgtttaaataacaTCGCAAGCGATCTATGTAGGAgacttatataaatattaccTGATGTCAGACCCCTTTAACATTTGTCAATGAAGTTGCTTGACacacgtttataacgaacaTATTTACACGTTTATAACGAAAATATTTACAACTAATTCATGGTTATATCGTAGTAATTTTCGTGGATTAAAAAATATCTAATGTAAGTGAACGttgcttataacgaagtgatttcgtaggtaaatatattctttataaTCGTGTTTTACTGATTTTGTATCCACGTCGTTACAGTTTGCGTACTAACAGCTACAGTCCTTCCAAGGTTTTCTTTGAACACTTTTAATATCTGCCCTTTCTTTAGATCAGATGTTGTTTTATTGCGATACGTTGAGGATTGTTTACATGTTCAGACAACAAACACGCTAAAATAAAATGTCGAATTATCTCAAACAAAGAGTACATATGTAGCTATCAATGAAACTAAATGAACAAGTAAAGTCATCATTCcaaacatttttaattatattaaacGTATCTTACCAGTTGAGTTGAATTTCGATGGGTCCACTAAGGCATGGAATCGATCTTTAATAATTCTtgtcttattatttttttgaaggACTGCTGCATTCACTGAATATTGAGACTGTTTTCCAGTATGCCAGTTAAAAAAAGCTTTAAGAGCATCGAATGGATTTCGTATCAGTATTATGGCCTTTTGGAATCCTCTGAGCTTATCCTTCACGTTATAGTGacttttatatattatacagcCTTTTGCTTTTGTACTAGGAAAGACACATTCTCCGGGGAATCCTTTTTTGGCTAAAAACCTATCACAATAAACAGTCCCAGTACAATAgcctgaaaaaaaataataaattaagttTGTAATCTAGAACACATTGTAAGTCTGTGAATTTATAACAACAATCTGGTCACATCGGCTATCCTTATTCATATCTATTCTATAGAGTCATAAGTCAGGgaaaatttattcattttaccTGATAAACCCCGAGTCGTTAATATCAATCAAATCAAGTCCGTCATCGTCATGaatataaaaaagtaaaacatGGTTTTCTCTATCTCGTGAATGACGCTTTCAACGATTAAAAAGAATTAAATGTACACCCCCTTCGAATAAGATGGAAGCGGAAAAATTTTACAAGATTTGAACGGCTATAAAGTGCATGTTTCGTTAAATTCTTTTCATATTCTATTCATATTAAAAGATGTTATTTCGTTCACCAGCCAATGACAACGCCCAATGACAGGCAAATACGTGACCGCGtcgtaaaataaaatattaaatacacaga
Coding sequences:
- the LOC138306621 gene encoding sialate:O-sulfotransferase 1-like, with translation MIYVSAALIKQVGSGLDISVMNTKTRYLFGVILCMFGIGFLCIRHAKYQFNVHDIEFKITYNRKNPELLPKELESCPLRNVSIMKKKEKFIHVGLLSYPGSGNTWTRHMIQQLTGYCTGTVYCDRFLAKKGFPGECVFPSTKAKGCIIYKSHYNVKDKLRGFQKAIILIRNPFDALKAFFNWHTGKQSQYSVNAAVLQKNNKTRIIKDRFHALVDPSKFNSTAWSAHVKRESTVWRDSYLTWLNVFQNRSLVVRYKDLRENLIPTLRKISKFLNVQSTEMDYICTDVNKEGQHHRKQTYSLETADIFTDQQIDMVNSAIMTVMNATKNRYSLKDFIFVNP